A stretch of DNA from Candidatus Poribacteria bacterium:
CTCGTGATTTCTACCCATCATGGTCACCCGACGGAAGTAAAATCGCATTTGTATCAAACCGATCTGGGAAAGGAGCGGCTATCTATATCGCAGATTACAAAGGTGAAAACATCCGGCTTCTCCTACCTCAGTATATGAACTTCATAGGAGGAACTCTTGGATGGTCGCCTGATGGGAGTAAGATCGCCTTCACTGCTCAGGCGAAGGGTGCGCTTCATCCAGATCTCTATATAATCGATGTGGATGGCAAGAACCTGCGTAAGATCAAAGCCTCCGATTTTCTGGACGGTGATTGTCGTTGGTCTCCGGATGGGAAAAGAA
This window harbors:
- a CDS encoding PD40 domain-containing protein, which produces MMVKRRCKILCMLILLLSPIGISIALAQGKIAFSRPNPVTGWTDIYIGDVDAEKGKIYNIRNFTNFMARDFYPSWSPDGSKIAFVSNRSGKGAAIYIADYKGENIRLLLPQYMNFIGGTLGWSPDGSKIAFTAQAKGALHPDLYIIDVDGKNLRKIKASDFLDGDCRWSPDGKR